In Litoribacterium kuwaitense, a single window of DNA contains:
- a CDS encoding GNAT family N-acetyltransferase has protein sequence MTKSISTNEYIRELHPSDIIEYEKMDTALTDDYLKNAFVPLTKTPSNQLFGLWSDERLEAIAGYTQFADFAMIGRLRTAVSARGKGYGKQILAHALSAALSVPEIRLVGSYTAKDNEPAKAVLRSLGLSIRETVYTCKIKQMLVNENATDSWTRVKSPSNYEAWIASSQNPPSTVTIEAYFPFPGENSQAFQVFSQQSVCYMHQQTGAQALFTFDEKDNDFLLLNVSDEGLVQDQQLWRLGLSLAKKHNRILRFDATDSTVHKIPSYVLDYTVAEPWLLFETRLG, from the coding sequence ATGACAAAATCCATATCGACAAACGAGTATATTCGTGAATTACACCCATCGGATATCATTGAATATGAAAAAATGGATACTGCTTTAACAGATGATTACTTAAAAAATGCTTTTGTTCCTCTAACGAAAACACCATCCAACCAGCTGTTTGGCTTATGGAGCGACGAGCGGCTAGAAGCGATTGCTGGATATACACAATTTGCAGATTTTGCAATGATAGGTCGTTTAAGAACAGCTGTAAGTGCTCGTGGCAAGGGTTATGGTAAACAGATATTGGCACACGCTTTATCCGCAGCCCTTTCAGTTCCTGAAATCCGCTTGGTTGGCTCGTATACAGCTAAAGACAATGAACCTGCCAAAGCCGTTCTTCGCTCATTAGGCTTGTCGATTCGGGAAACAGTGTATACATGTAAAATCAAACAAATGCTAGTAAATGAAAATGCTACTGACAGTTGGACAAGGGTAAAGTCTCCGAGCAATTATGAGGCTTGGATTGCCTCTAGTCAAAATCCACCGTCCACAGTGACCATTGAGGCGTACTTTCCTTTTCCGGGTGAAAATAGTCAAGCATTTCAAGTGTTTTCTCAGCAGTCTGTTTGTTATATGCACCAGCAAACTGGCGCGCAAGCTTTATTTACTTTCGATGAAAAAGATAACGATTTTCTGCTCTTGAATGTGAGCGATGAAGGGCTCGTACAAGACCAGCAATTGTGGCGGTTAGGTTTATCGTTAGCAAAAAAACATAACCGTATACTTCGTTTTGACGCAACTGATTCAACAGTTCATAAGATACCTTCATACGTGCTTGATTATACAGTGGCAGAACCGTGGTTACTATTTGAAACACGTCTTGGCTAA
- a CDS encoding biotin transporter BioY: MKTTHSTTFSLTLVALFAALMAIGANITAWLPFMRVGEVPITLQTFFSVMAGVLLGKNRGALAMLLYLMIGLFGLPVFAGFLGGPGIIVQPTFGFILSFVLSSWLAGYWVEKHQATLYHYIIATVGGCLIQYILGTHLMYLSLLTIAEAPAGFSYAVTWLWMLPPFPKDIILSVAAAFIAIRVHQAIPALLNRHSEGV; encoded by the coding sequence ATGAAAACAACGCATTCAACTACATTCTCACTCACCCTCGTCGCCCTATTTGCCGCGTTAATGGCCATTGGAGCTAATATTACAGCATGGCTGCCATTTATGCGTGTTGGTGAAGTGCCAATTACGCTCCAAACTTTTTTTTCTGTCATGGCTGGTGTACTTCTCGGAAAAAATAGAGGTGCGCTCGCAATGCTCCTTTACTTAATGATCGGTTTATTTGGTCTTCCTGTGTTTGCAGGATTTCTCGGTGGTCCGGGCATTATTGTTCAACCGACATTCGGCTTTATCCTTTCTTTTGTATTAAGCTCTTGGTTAGCTGGTTATTGGGTTGAAAAACATCAAGCCACCCTTTACCATTACATAATTGCTACAGTGGGCGGCTGTCTAATTCAATACATTTTAGGGACTCATTTAATGTACCTTTCACTTTTAACCATCGCTGAGGCACCAGCCGGATTTTCATATGCCGTGACGTGGCTATGGATGCTTCCCCCCTTCCCTAAAGACATCATTCTTTCCGTAGCAGCCGCTTTTATCGCGATACGAGTGCATCAAGCAATACCAGCTTTATTAAATCGGCACTCTGAAGGTGTATAA
- a CDS encoding leucyl aminopeptidase, with amino-acid sequence MNLHVKSAGTPAGEIDVLGIGTVKGENTSSMSLYHQPWKGLFTADFLKRWEKTSDLQPLHQPCGAEFVTHYFTPPHREDVNKNELKKIFGRLVKQWTRENRNAVALAVDTYSNDQLAEMDVVEAFGEALVLASYQKPMYTSVGKEHQPVHSVTLLTSLSEQKAIEAFERGTAFGEGTCFARTLVHIPGNELTATMLAEMASDMARDKGIEANIYEKEDMEKWGMGALLAVNQGSIEPPKLIVLRYEGNPDSKETLALVGKGITFDTGGYSIKSKDGLIGMKADMGGAASVLGAMHIIGSLKPKENILCVIPATDNMISGSAFKPDDVITAMNGKTIEVRNTDAEGRLALADAVAYSVANGATRVIDVATLTGGVTVALGDVTTGAMTNDLSFYKKIEAVSEEYDEPVWLLPSTDIYKKQVRNSEIADLNNSPGRLAHPIMGGLFVGEFAGDKPWVHLDIAGTATTSSAHELGPKGATGVMARTLAQLVCKQSEIQD; translated from the coding sequence ATGAACTTACACGTGAAAAGCGCGGGAACGCCAGCTGGGGAGATTGATGTTCTAGGAATAGGCACTGTAAAGGGTGAAAATACGAGCTCAATGTCTCTTTATCATCAGCCATGGAAAGGACTTTTTACGGCTGACTTTCTAAAGCGATGGGAGAAGACTAGTGACCTTCAACCGCTTCATCAGCCATGCGGAGCTGAATTTGTTACGCACTATTTTACGCCTCCGCACCGAGAAGATGTAAATAAAAACGAACTAAAAAAAATATTTGGACGTCTCGTAAAGCAATGGACGCGCGAGAACAGAAATGCTGTTGCTTTAGCTGTTGATACATATAGCAATGATCAGTTAGCGGAAATGGACGTGGTTGAGGCGTTTGGTGAAGCACTCGTGCTCGCATCTTACCAAAAGCCGATGTACACTTCCGTTGGTAAAGAACATCAGCCTGTTCATAGTGTGACATTACTAACATCATTGTCAGAGCAGAAAGCGATTGAAGCATTTGAGCGTGGGACAGCGTTTGGCGAAGGAACTTGTTTTGCGAGAACACTCGTACATATTCCGGGAAACGAGCTTACGGCGACGATGCTCGCAGAAATGGCCTCTGATATGGCTCGAGACAAAGGGATCGAAGCGAATATTTATGAAAAAGAGGATATGGAAAAATGGGGCATGGGTGCGTTACTTGCAGTCAACCAAGGATCCATAGAGCCACCGAAGTTAATCGTCCTCCGTTATGAAGGTAATCCCGATTCTAAGGAGACGCTCGCCCTCGTAGGCAAGGGGATCACTTTCGATACAGGTGGATATTCCATTAAATCTAAAGACGGTCTCATCGGCATGAAGGCAGACATGGGTGGAGCGGCTTCAGTGCTAGGAGCGATGCATATTATTGGCTCGTTAAAACCGAAAGAAAACATTCTCTGCGTCATCCCAGCAACGGATAATATGATTAGCGGTTCAGCTTTTAAACCGGATGATGTCATCACAGCAATGAACGGGAAAACGATCGAAGTGAGAAATACCGATGCAGAAGGTCGATTGGCTTTAGCTGATGCTGTCGCATATAGTGTTGCGAACGGAGCAACCCGAGTGATCGATGTGGCGACATTAACTGGCGGTGTCACAGTCGCGTTAGGAGATGTGACGACTGGTGCAATGACAAATGATCTGTCATTTTATAAGAAAATTGAAGCGGTTTCTGAGGAATACGATGAGCCGGTATGGTTACTTCCTTCGACTGACATATATAAAAAGCAGGTTAGAAATAGTGAGATTGCCGACTTAAATAACTCGCCAGGTCGACTGGCACATCCGATCATGGGTGGGTTGTTTGTCGGAGAATTTGCCGGTGATAAGCCATGGGTGCACTTAGACATTGCAGGAACAGCTACGACATCTTCCGCCCATGAGCTTGGCCCCAAAGGCGCTACAGGGGTTATGGCAAGGACATTGGCTCAGCTTGTATGTAAACAATCGGAAATACAAGACTAA
- a CDS encoding divergent PAP2 family protein: MNTLNIIDNFPLWASLFSILFAQVVKVPIAFIATKKISLGLITSTGGMPSSHSAAVTALATGVALVEGMDSAIFAVACIFAVITMFDATGVRRHAGEQATVLNKLVTDFHHFVQEAKQWPEKKEQEKMKELKELLGHQPIEVFFGGLTGVLLTLGLYFFS; encoded by the coding sequence ATGAATACGTTGAATATCATTGATAACTTCCCTCTCTGGGCATCTCTTTTTTCGATATTGTTCGCCCAAGTAGTTAAAGTACCAATCGCTTTTATTGCTACTAAGAAAATTTCTCTAGGCTTGATAACAAGCACAGGCGGCATGCCCAGCTCCCACTCTGCCGCCGTGACAGCACTCGCTACGGGTGTTGCTTTAGTCGAAGGAATGGATTCTGCGATCTTTGCGGTTGCCTGCATTTTCGCAGTTATCACCATGTTCGACGCCACCGGCGTTCGACGCCACGCAGGAGAGCAAGCAACTGTGTTAAACAAATTAGTGACCGATTTTCACCACTTTGTTCAAGAAGCAAAGCAATGGCCTGAGAAAAAAGAACAGGAAAAAATGAAAGAGCTAAAAGAGCTCCTTGGCCACCAGCCTATCGAAGTGTTTTTTGGCGGCTTAACTGGCGTGTTATTAACCCTAGGTCTCTATTTTTTCAGCTAG
- a CDS encoding 3D domain-containing protein: MKAQNVIRRVSLGVLTLTALFATYTTVSNVEAKTLVHWASTRGEEMVGTFAGERQERLNVKTQPEVDVNARQKSSVIEALPVAIEQWQDLADDYPSHRVLATGYTAGVESTGKTPDHPSYGVTYSGVQVRRDVYSTVAADPSVFPIGTILYIPGYGFGVVADTGSAIKGNKLDLYYDTVEHVYDQWGKKEVNVYVIKEGDGTLTEKEFQSLNEHDAVQVLRNDQSVIDG; encoded by the coding sequence TTGAAAGCACAAAACGTCATTCGAAGGGTGAGCCTCGGGGTTTTAACATTAACCGCCCTTTTTGCAACCTATACAACAGTTTCAAATGTCGAGGCAAAAACACTTGTTCATTGGGCATCAACCAGAGGAGAAGAAATGGTAGGGACTTTTGCTGGGGAGAGACAAGAGCGCCTTAATGTAAAAACACAACCGGAGGTAGACGTGAACGCTCGACAAAAGTCAAGTGTCATTGAAGCGCTGCCGGTTGCCATTGAGCAATGGCAAGACTTAGCCGACGACTATCCATCACATAGAGTCCTTGCGACAGGCTACACAGCCGGTGTTGAATCTACTGGTAAAACGCCGGATCATCCGTCGTACGGTGTAACGTATTCTGGAGTCCAAGTACGACGTGATGTTTATTCAACTGTTGCAGCGGACCCTTCTGTATTTCCGATTGGTACCATCCTGTATATCCCAGGATACGGATTTGGGGTTGTTGCAGATACAGGGAGCGCGATTAAAGGAAATAAACTAGATCTCTATTATGACACCGTAGAGCACGTTTACGACCAATGGGGTAAAAAGGAAGTAAACGTCTACGTCATTAAAGAAGGGGATGGAACTTTAACGGAAAAAGAGTTTCAGTCGTTAAATGAACATGACGCTGTACAAGTACTTCGTAACGATCAATCAGTGATAGATGGATGA
- a CDS encoding YuiB family protein, which yields MSIPVVIISMLLFLILFFGIGFLLNMLLRKTWVMAFIYPLIVMWIVGNVSLTDYFTQPSNSFASVYTNVLQLQSADILILGTGFVGTIVAGIVIRLLRKMGYQMF from the coding sequence ATGTCCATTCCTGTCGTCATTATATCGATGCTGCTGTTTTTAATTTTATTTTTTGGCATCGGCTTTTTATTAAACATGCTGCTACGAAAAACTTGGGTAATGGCCTTTATTTATCCGCTCATCGTCATGTGGATTGTCGGTAACGTTTCGTTAACAGACTATTTTACCCAGCCGTCAAATAGCTTTGCTTCTGTGTACACGAATGTCCTGCAACTGCAATCTGCGGATATTCTCATATTAGGCACAGGCTTTGTTGGTACGATTGTAGCCGGCATCGTTATTCGTTTATTACGTAAAATGGGATATCAAATGTTTTAA
- a CDS encoding NAD(P)/FAD-dependent oxidoreductase, whose translation MKVDVIGLNKPKIVILGAGYGGIMTAVRLEKELKMDEAEVVLVNKHNYHYQSTWLHENAAGTLHHDKTRIPINDCINKSKTKFVQDTVVEVKPDEKRVILENGELSYDYLVVGLGFESETFGIKGLKEHAFSISNINTARMIREHIDYQFATYNNEPEKKDERLTLVVGGAGFTGIEFVGELANRVPQLCAEYDIPREKVRIYCVEAAPTALPGFDPELVEYAMNLLESKGVEFKIGTMIKECTPEGIVVEKDEKVEEIKAATVVWAAGVRGSGIVEESGFETMRGRVKVRKDMRDPNRDDVFIVGDCALIINEEINRPYPPTAQIAIQQAQTVARNLASLIRGEEALETFTPDLKGTVASLGEGEAIGVIMGDKKLFGKTASMMKKVIDNRYLYLLGGVPMVLKKGKLKMF comes from the coding sequence ATGAAAGTGGATGTGATAGGGTTGAATAAGCCGAAGATTGTCATATTAGGTGCTGGTTATGGCGGTATTATGACAGCAGTTCGCCTCGAAAAAGAGTTAAAAATGGACGAGGCCGAAGTCGTATTAGTGAATAAGCACAATTATCATTATCAATCAACATGGCTCCATGAAAATGCAGCAGGGACGTTACACCATGATAAAACACGTATCCCGATTAATGATTGTATAAATAAAAGCAAAACAAAATTTGTACAAGATACTGTCGTTGAAGTGAAGCCAGACGAGAAGCGCGTTATTTTAGAAAATGGTGAGTTATCTTATGACTATCTCGTCGTAGGTCTTGGCTTTGAGTCAGAAACATTTGGCATTAAAGGCTTGAAAGAGCATGCTTTCTCCATCAGCAATATTAATACTGCGCGTATGATTCGCGAGCATATTGATTATCAATTTGCTACGTATAACAATGAGCCAGAAAAGAAAGATGAGCGCTTGACGCTTGTTGTTGGTGGCGCTGGCTTTACAGGAATTGAATTCGTTGGTGAGTTAGCAAACCGAGTCCCTCAGCTATGTGCTGAATATGACATCCCACGCGAAAAGGTACGAATTTACTGCGTCGAGGCAGCACCGACGGCATTGCCTGGATTTGATCCTGAGCTTGTCGAATACGCGATGAATCTTCTTGAAAGCAAGGGTGTCGAGTTTAAAATTGGCACGATGATTAAAGAATGTACGCCTGAAGGAATCGTCGTTGAAAAAGATGAGAAAGTCGAAGAAATTAAAGCTGCTACGGTTGTATGGGCTGCTGGTGTACGCGGAAGCGGCATCGTTGAAGAATCAGGTTTTGAAACGATGCGTGGTCGTGTGAAAGTACGCAAAGACATGCGCGACCCAAATCGTGATGACGTATTTATCGTCGGTGACTGTGCGCTTATCATTAACGAAGAAATTAATCGTCCTTACCCGCCAACGGCGCAAATTGCGATCCAACAGGCGCAAACGGTCGCTAGAAATCTTGCATCCTTAATCCGTGGTGAAGAGGCGCTTGAAACCTTTACACCAGATTTAAAAGGAACAGTAGCTTCTCTAGGCGAAGGCGAAGCCATTGGTGTAATTATGGGTGATAAAAAGCTATTTGGTAAAACAGCGTCAATGATGAAAAAAGTCATCGATAATCGTTACTTGTACTTACTTGGCGGTGTGCCAATGGTGCTTAAAAAAGGGAAATTAAAAATGTTTTAA